The Paenibacillus sp. FSL W8-0426 region CGGGATTGGCCCTGCTGCTGGTTATGGTGTCTCTCGCATTTCTGGGCAGCATTATGTTTGGCATCGTGAAGGTCCCGCTGCGTTCCGTTATGGATGCGTTCTTTTCATTCGACGGTTCGCGCGAGCATTTGATCATCCGCAGCGTGCGTCTGCCGCGAGCGGTCATCGCGGTGCTGGTTGGGTCTTCGCTGGCCGTGGCCGGATGCATGATGCAGGCGGTGAGCCGCAATGCGCTTGCCGGTCCAGAGTTGTTCGGCATTAATTACGGTGCGGCACTGACCGCAGTGGTCGCATCGTTCTGGCTGGGTACGACTTCGCTGCAAATGTTTGCGTGGTCATCGCTGCTAGGTGCAGCGGTGGCAGGTTTGCTGGTATTTCTGCTCAGTTCTGCAGGCAAAGGGGCCATGTCGCCGATCAGGCTGGTATTGGCCGGTTCAACGTTGAATCTGCTGTTTGCGTCGCTGACGCAAGGCATTCTGATCATGAACGAGCAATCCCTGGATACGATGCGCTTCTGGCTCGCCGGAGCATTGACCGGAAGAGATATGGGTTTGCTGGTTCAATTGATGCCGTACATCGGCATCGGATGGGTTGGCGCGGCCATGCTTAGCAGGCAGCTGAATATTTTCGGACTTGGCGAAGAAGTAGCGCAAAGCCTTGGGCAACGAATGCTGCTGATTCGCGTGGGCTGCATTGCAGCGGTGGTACTGCTCGCAGGCAGTGCGGTCGCCATCGCCGGGCCCATCGGGTTCATCGGCCTCGCCGTGCCGCATATTGCACGGATGCTGGCCGGTGAGGACTATCGCTGGATTGTGCCGTTTTCGGCCCTGCTGGGAGCGCTTCTTTTGCTCGCGGCGGATATTGGCGCAAGATTCGTACTGCCGGGTCAGGAAATTCCGGTCGGCGTGGTAACGGCCTTTTTCGGGGCTCCATTTCTGATTTACCTTGCCCAAAGAAAGGAGAGACGTTCATGATCCCCGCTCATATTCGCAAACGTGCATCGTTGATCCTGATGGGCTTATTGTTTCTGAATGCAGGCGTGCTGGTGCTGAATGTCATGTTGGGCGAGCGCTCGATCCCGCCGATGGAAGTGCTGCGCAGCCTGATTGGAGCGGGTGACCCG contains the following coding sequences:
- a CDS encoding iron ABC transporter permease; the encoded protein is MRMNTGLRATGLALLLVMVSLAFLGSIMFGIVKVPLRSVMDAFFSFDGSREHLIIRSVRLPRAVIAVLVGSSLAVAGCMMQAVSRNALAGPELFGINYGAALTAVVASFWLGTTSLQMFAWSSLLGAAVAGLLVFLLSSAGKGAMSPIRLVLAGSTLNLLFASLTQGILIMNEQSLDTMRFWLAGALTGRDMGLLVQLMPYIGIGWVGAAMLSRQLNIFGLGEEVAQSLGQRMLLIRVGCIAAVVLLAGSAVAIAGPIGFIGLAVPHIARMLAGEDYRWIVPFSALLGALLLLAADIGARFVLPGQEIPVGVVTAFFGAPFLIYLAQRKERRS